The Kosakonia sacchari SP1 genome includes a window with the following:
- the ppnP gene encoding pyrimidine/purine nucleoside phosphorylase codes for MLQSNEYFSGKVKSIGFTSSSTGRASVGVMAEGEYTFSTAQPEEMTVVSGALNVLLPGETEWKAYAAGEVFNVPGHSEFHLQVAEPSSYLCRYL; via the coding sequence ATGCTTCAAAGTAACGAATACTTTTCCGGTAAAGTGAAATCCATTGGTTTTACCAGCAGTAGCACTGGCCGTGCCAGCGTTGGGGTTATGGCGGAAGGGGAATACACTTTCAGCACCGCGCAGCCGGAAGAGATGACGGTGGTAAGCGGCGCGCTGAATGTGCTGCTGCCGGGCGAAACCGAATGGAAAGCTTACGCCGCGGGCGAAGTGTTCAACGTACCTGGTCATAGCGAGTTTCATTTGCAGGTGGCGGAACCGAGTTCTTACCTCTGCCGTTACCTCTAA
- the rdgC gene encoding recombination-associated protein RdgC, whose translation MLWFKNLMVYRLSRDVALRAEEMEKQLAPLSFTPCGSQDMAKTGWVPPMGSHSDALTHSNNGQIIICARKEEKILPTPVVKQALEAKISRLEAEQGRKLKKTEKDSLKDEVLHSLLPRAFSRFSQTMMWIDTVNGLIMVDCASAKKAEDTLALLRKSLGSLPVVPLTMENPIELTLTEWVRSGTVAQGFQLLDEAELKAMLEDGGVIRAKKQDLVSDEIAVHIEAGKVVTKLALDWQQRIQFLMCDDGSVKRLKFCDELRDQNEDIDREDFAQRFDADFILMTGELAALIQNLVEGLGGEAQR comes from the coding sequence ATGCTGTGGTTCAAAAATTTAATGGTATACCGTCTCAGCCGCGATGTTGCGCTGCGTGCGGAAGAGATGGAAAAACAGCTTGCCCCACTATCGTTTACTCCATGCGGTAGTCAGGATATGGCGAAAACTGGATGGGTTCCACCGATGGGTTCACACAGCGACGCGCTGACCCATAGCAACAACGGCCAGATTATTATCTGCGCGCGTAAAGAAGAAAAAATTCTGCCGACGCCGGTAGTCAAACAAGCGCTGGAAGCAAAAATTTCCCGTCTTGAAGCCGAGCAGGGTCGCAAGCTGAAAAAAACAGAAAAAGATTCGCTGAAAGACGAAGTGCTGCACTCCTTACTGCCGCGTGCATTCAGCCGCTTCAGCCAGACCATGATGTGGATCGACACTGTGAATGGCCTGATTATGGTCGACTGCGCCAGTGCCAAAAAAGCGGAAGACACGCTGGCGTTGCTGCGAAAAAGCCTCGGCTCGCTGCCGGTGGTACCGCTGACGATGGAAAATCCTATCGAACTGACGCTGACCGAATGGGTGCGTTCCGGTACGGTAGCGCAGGGTTTCCAGTTGCTGGACGAAGCAGAACTGAAAGCGATGCTGGAAGATGGCGGCGTGATCCGTGCGAAAAAACAGGATCTGGTGAGCGATGAAATTGCCGTACACATTGAGGCAGGCAAAGTGGTCACGAAGCTGGCGCTCGACTGGCAGCAGCGTATCCAGTTCCTGATGTGCGATGACGGTTCCGTAAAACGCCTGAAATTCTGCGATGAGCTGCGCGATCAGAATGAAGATATCGACAGAGAAGATTTTGCCCAGCGCTTCGATGCCGATTTTATTCTGATGACCGGCGAACTGGCGGCGTTGATTCAAAATCTGGTGGAAGGCTTAGGCGGCGAAGCACAGCGCTAA
- the yaiA gene encoding protein YaiA: protein MPTKPPYPREARVVAVEKGANGPTVTWYELRADHPKPDTLISEHPTEQEALDAKRRYEDPDKS, encoded by the coding sequence ATGCCGACTAAACCGCCATATCCGCGTGAAGCCCGTGTTGTCGCTGTTGAAAAAGGTGCGAACGGTCCGACGGTGACCTGGTATGAACTGCGCGCCGACCATCCGAAACCGGATACCTTAATTAGTGAACACCCCACCGAGCAGGAAGCTCTTGACGCTAAACGGCGTTATGAAGATCCGGACAAAAGTTAA
- a CDS encoding AroM family protein — protein MSASLAILTIGVVPVKEIFPLLAEHVSEEQITHLSLLGKMDPEEVRREYAVDAGEHAIPTRLSDDSLGMVSREKVERDLQGVIEVLDNQGYDVILLMSTADIRGFVARNAILVEPQRIIPPLVASIVDGHQVGVIVPIPELMAQQKKKWQVLENEPYYALAHPYLATEQELIEAGKGLIERGADVLMLDCLGFHQYHRDLLQKALDVPVLLSNVLAARLASELLV, from the coding sequence ATGAGTGCGTCCCTGGCGATCCTCACCATTGGTGTGGTTCCGGTAAAAGAGATTTTTCCGCTCCTTGCGGAGCATGTTTCAGAAGAGCAGATCACCCATCTTAGCCTGCTGGGAAAAATGGATCCGGAAGAGGTGCGCCGTGAATACGCCGTAGACGCCGGGGAGCACGCCATTCCCACACGATTAAGCGATGACAGCCTCGGGATGGTTTCCCGTGAGAAAGTGGAACGCGATCTCCAGGGCGTTATCGAAGTGCTGGATAACCAGGGTTACGATGTCATTTTGTTGATGAGCACCGCGGATATTCGTGGTTTCGTTGCACGTAACGCGATTTTGGTTGAGCCGCAGCGCATTATTCCGCCGCTGGTCGCTTCCATTGTCGACGGGCATCAGGTAGGCGTGATTGTGCCCATTCCCGAACTCATGGCGCAGCAAAAGAAAAAATGGCAAGTGCTGGAAAATGAACCTTATTACGCGCTGGCTCACCCTTACCTGGCGACAGAACAGGAATTAATTGAAGCGGGTAAAGGGCTTATTGAGCGCGGTGCGGATGTGCTGATGCTGGATTGCCTTGGTTTCCACCAGTATCACCGCGATTTACTGCAAAAAGCGCTGGATGTGCCCGTTTTACTGTCGAATGTGCTGGCCGCGCGGCTGGCATCTGAACTGCTGGTTTAG
- the mak gene encoding fructokinase has product MRIGIDLGGTKTEIIALGEQGEELFRHRQATPRDYWQTIELIASLVDLTEKATGQRGTVGMGIPGSISPYTGVVKNANSTWLNGKPFDKDLSQRLNREVRLANDANCLAVSEAVDGAAAGAQTVFAVIIGTGCGSGVALNGHAHIGGNGTAGEWGHNPLPWMDEDELRYRSEVPCYCGKQGCIETFISGTGFATDYQRLSGKALRGNEIMRLVNEQDAVAELAISRYELRLAKSLAHVVNILDPDVIVLGGGMSNVERLYQTVPVLLRNWVFGGECETPIRKALHGDSSGVRGAAWLWPQGE; this is encoded by the coding sequence GTGCGTATCGGTATCGACTTAGGTGGTACAAAAACAGAAATCATTGCGCTGGGTGAACAAGGCGAAGAGTTGTTTCGCCATCGCCAGGCCACGCCGCGTGACTATTGGCAGACCATTGAGCTAATCGCCTCGTTGGTGGATCTCACGGAAAAAGCGACCGGGCAGCGCGGCACGGTGGGCATGGGCATTCCCGGTTCGATTTCGCCCTACACCGGTGTGGTGAAAAATGCCAATTCAACCTGGTTGAACGGTAAACCGTTCGATAAGGATTTGAGCCAGCGGTTAAATCGCGAAGTGAGGCTGGCAAACGATGCCAACTGCCTGGCGGTTTCCGAGGCGGTGGACGGCGCGGCAGCCGGTGCGCAAACGGTGTTTGCGGTGATTATTGGCACCGGCTGCGGCTCCGGTGTGGCGCTTAACGGGCATGCGCACATCGGCGGTAACGGCACCGCAGGCGAGTGGGGGCACAATCCGTTGCCGTGGATGGATGAGGACGAGCTGCGCTATCGCAGCGAAGTTCCCTGTTATTGCGGCAAGCAGGGCTGTATTGAAACCTTTATTTCCGGCACCGGCTTTGCCACGGATTATCAGCGGCTTAGCGGCAAGGCGCTCAGGGGCAATGAGATCATGCGTCTGGTCAACGAACAGGATGCGGTGGCGGAACTGGCGATTAGCCGCTACGAGCTGCGGCTGGCGAAATCGCTGGCGCATGTGGTGAACATTCTTGACCCGGATGTGATTGTGCTGGGCGGCGGCATGAGTAACGTCGAGCGTCTTTACCAGACCGTACCGGTGCTGCTGCGCAATTGGGTATTTGGCGGTGAGTGCGAAACGCCGATCCGCAAAGCGCTGCACGGCGATTCCAGTGGCGTACGCGGCGCGGCCTGGCTGTGGCCGCAGGGCGAATAA